From Bacillus sp. FSL K6-3431, the proteins below share one genomic window:
- a CDS encoding DUF2624 domain-containing protein, producing MNLLKNMVNSKMNNITADELLKYAGEINMELARPQAEQIAKYLHGKHFDIFDDKTRAQIIKEIAKVSGPKTAKELNKLFIQHTAGL from the coding sequence ATGAATTTGTTGAAAAATATGGTAAATTCCAAAATGAACAACATAACTGCAGATGAATTATTAAAGTATGCTGGTGAAATTAATATGGAACTGGCTAGACCACAAGCTGAACAGATTGCTAAATACTTACATGGAAAGCATTTTGATATTTTTGACGACAAAACGAGAGCACAAATTATTAAGGAAATCGCTAAAGTATCAGGTCCGAAAACAGCAAAAGAGCTTAATAAATTATTTATACAACATACAGCTGGATTATAG
- a CDS encoding deoxyribonuclease IV, with translation MLKIGSHVSMSGKKMLLGASEEAVSYGANTLMVYTGAPQNTRRKNIEDLNIEAGLLHMKENGIEEFVVHAPYIINIGNTVKPATFELGVNFLRSEIERTAAIGSKQIVLHPGAHVGEGAEKGIQKIIEGLNEVLTKDQEVQIALETMAGKGTECGRTFEELAAIIDGVHHNDKLSICFDTCHTHDAGYDIVNDFDGVLEAFDKTIGIERIKVLHINDSKNECGAKKDRHENIGFGYIGFDALNYIVHHPQLIQIPKILETPFIGEDKKNKKAPYKHEIEMIKNKVFDEQIREKMLDPIIK, from the coding sequence ATGTTGAAGATTGGTTCTCACGTGTCAATGAGTGGAAAGAAAATGCTCCTCGGTGCGAGCGAGGAAGCAGTATCATATGGCGCTAACACATTGATGGTGTATACGGGAGCACCGCAAAACACACGCAGAAAGAATATTGAGGACTTAAATATTGAAGCCGGGTTATTGCATATGAAGGAAAATGGAATTGAAGAATTCGTGGTGCATGCTCCTTATATTATTAATATTGGTAATACAGTCAAACCTGCTACATTTGAGCTTGGTGTAAACTTTTTGCGCTCAGAAATAGAAAGAACGGCAGCAATTGGCTCTAAGCAAATTGTTCTCCATCCTGGAGCGCATGTAGGTGAAGGTGCTGAGAAAGGGATTCAAAAGATCATCGAAGGTCTGAACGAGGTATTAACGAAAGATCAAGAAGTACAAATAGCACTTGAGACGATGGCTGGAAAAGGGACAGAGTGTGGTAGAACATTTGAAGAATTAGCAGCAATTATCGATGGAGTCCATCATAATGACAAGCTATCTATTTGTTTTGATACATGTCACACGCATGATGCTGGCTACGATATAGTTAACGATTTCGACGGTGTGCTAGAAGCTTTTGATAAAACAATTGGTATAGAACGGATAAAGGTCCTTCATATTAACGATAGTAAAAATGAATGTGGGGCTAAAAAAGACCGACATGAAAACATTGGATTTGGATATATTGGTTTTGATGCGTTAAACTATATCGTTCATCATCCGCAGTTAATCCAAATACCAAAAATTTTAGAAACACCTTTTATCGGTGAAGATAAGAAAAATAAAAAAGCACCATATAAACACGAAATAGAAATGATTAAAAATAAAGTATTTGATGAGCAAATTCGTGAGAAAATGCTTGATCCTATCATAAAATAA